The following proteins come from a genomic window of Populus nigra chromosome 6, ddPopNigr1.1, whole genome shotgun sequence:
- the LOC133697937 gene encoding translationally-controlled tumor protein homolog has product MLVYQDLLSGDELLSDSFPYKEIENGILWEVEGKWVVQGAVDVDIGANPSAEGGDEDEGVDDQAAKVVDIVDTFRLQEQPPFDKKQFLTQIKKFIKNLSEKLDEDQKEHFRKNIEGATKFLLSKIKDLQFFVGESMHDDGCLVFAYYKEGATDPTFLYFAPSLKEVKC; this is encoded by the exons ATGTTGGTCTATCAAGATCTTCTctctg GTGATGAGCTTCTCTCGGATTCGTTCCCATACAAGGAGATTGAGAATGGGATACTGTGGGAAGTTGAAGGAAAG TGGGTTGTTCAAGGAGCCGTTGATGTAGACATTGGTGCAAATCCTTCAGCTGAAGGAGGTGATGAGGATGAGGGTGTTGATGACCAAGCTGCCAAGGTTGTTGACATCGTTGACACATTTAGGCTCCAG GAGCAACCTCCGTTTGACAAGAAGCAGTTTCTTACACAGATTaagaaatttatcaagaatCTGTCGGAGAAACTTGATGAGGATCAGAAGGAACATTTTAGAAAGAACATTGAGGGAGCAACCAAGTTCTTGCTTTCAAAAATCAAGGACTTGCAATT CTTTGTGGGGGAGAGCATGCATGATGATGGTTGTTTGGTCTTTGCTTATTACAAAGAAGGTGCTACCGATCCAACATTCTTGTACTTTGCCCCTTCTTTGAAGGAGGTCAAGTGCTGA